A portion of the Lolium rigidum isolate FL_2022 chromosome 1, APGP_CSIRO_Lrig_0.1, whole genome shotgun sequence genome contains these proteins:
- the LOC124708636 gene encoding benzyl alcohol O-benzoyltransferase-like: protein MLSCGAIVWRARAAARALPSILHRNYSRKEQRSPWVNPCRPRQRCSDGLVNKLNPPVDMLKKPKERVYTPTLAYAVRRRDPELVGPASHTPRETKHLSDLDDHEDSRTHMSLAFFYRGGQNGVDPAGLIRRALGEALVQYYPLAGRLREVEGQKLVVDCTGEGVLFVEADADVRLAELEGVGLRPPFPCWDQLLFDLEGSSGMIDCPLLHIQVTRLLCGSFVFALRFNHTICDGIGIAQFMNAIAELARGLPSTTIAPVWSRELLKARDTPMPSLTHREFDVLLQPSPPADDMVMRSFTFGASDLAAIKKSLPALLHDTTTTFEALAAFFWRARATALELPPGGNAPLMVIANIRGVAEMSLPAGYYGNAIVPSTVMVDPAVLRGGSLGDVVALVRQAKAAVTSEYARSFIRGDQRYILSANMFLLSDARRLGFDRVDFGWGEPVYAGPADTYFGVSFFITGKDRDGEDVVVVPVVLPQLAMYRLVTEVEKLLNL, encoded by the exons ATGCTCAGCTGCGGAGCTATAGTCTGGCGAGCGAGGGCAGCTGCCCGGGCTCTGCCCAGCATCCTCCACAGAAATTACAGCAGGAAGGAGCAACGATCTCCATGGGTGAACCCATGCCGGCCTCGTCAACGCTGCTCAGATGGCCTCGTCAACAAGCTAAATCCGCCGGTGGACATGCTAAAGAAGCCGAAGGAGCGGGTATACACGCCGACGCTGGCCTACGCCGTGCGCCGGCGTGATCCGGAGCTCGTCGGCCCGGCTTCTCATACGCCCCGGGAGACCAAGCATCTGTCGGACCTCGACGACCACGAGGACTCGCGCACGCACATGTCCTTGGCTTTCTTTTACCGTGGCGGACAGAACGGCGTCGACCCGGCCGGCCTCATCCGACGTGCGCTCGGCGAGGCGCTGGTGCAATACTACCCGTTGGCCGGTCGGCTCAGGGAGGTTGAGGGTCAGAAGCTGGTGGTCGACTGCACCGGCGAGGGGGTGCTCTTCGTGGAGGCCGACGCTGACGTACGGCTAGCAGAGCTGGAGGGGGTCGGGCTCAGGCCGCCATTCCCTTGCTGGGACCAGCTGCTCTTCGACCTGGAGGGATCCAGCGGCATGATTGACTGTCCCTTGCTGCATATCCAG gtaacgcgactGCTCTGCGGGAGCTTCGTATTCGCGCTCCGCTTCAACCACACCATCTGCGACGGAATTGGCATCGCCCAGTTCATGAACGCCATCGCCGAGCTCGCCCGCGGCCTTCCGTCCACCACAATCGCGCCCGTCTGGTCTCGCGAGCTCCTCAAGGCGCGCGACACACCCATGCCTTCCCTTACGCACCGTGAGTTCGACGTGCTACTTCAGCCGTCTCCCCCGGCCGATGATATGGTCATGCGTTCTTTCACTTTCGGCGCATCAGACCTCGCCGCCATCAAGAAAAGCCTCCCTGCGCTCCTCcacgacaccaccaccaccttcgagGCCCTCGCCGCGTTCTTCTGGCGTGCTCGCGCCACGGCGCTCGAGCTCCCCCCAGGTGGGAATGCTCCGCTAATGGTCATCGCAAACATCAGGGGCGTTGCTGAGATGAGCCTGCCCGCGGGGTACTATGGCAACGCGATTGTGCCCTCCACGGTGATGGTCGATCCGGCGGTGCTACGTGGCGGCTCGTTGGGTGATGTTGTGGCGTTGGTACGGCAGGCGAAGGCCGCGGTGACCTCCGAATACGCTCGTTCCTTTATACGCGGTGACCAGCGGTACATCCTGTCGGCAAACATGTTCCTACTCTCTGACGCCCGTCGCCTTGGGTTCGACCGTGTGGACTTCGGGTGGGGCGAGCCGGTGTACGCTGGCCCAGCCGACACTTACTTCGGTGTGAGTTTCTTCATCACCGGTAAGGATCGCGATGGAGAGGACGTAGTTGTCGTGCCGGTCGTGCTGCCGCAGCTGGCAATGTATCGGTTAGTCACGGAGGTGGAGAAGCTGTTAAACCTATGA